A segment of the Flavobacteriales bacterium genome:
TGCGCCACGGCATAGAAGGCGATCAGCGCCAGCAGCGCCGAAGTGAAGACCACGGCGGTGTCGAAGAGGATGGCGTACTCCGGGTGTCGCTGCTTGACCACGAGGATGGGCACGCTGAGCAGCACCGTGCCGAGGATGCTGATGAAGACGGTGCTGTTCATCAGGTGCAGGGTCGCGTGGAGCTTGGTTCCGTAAGGGAGCACCGGATCGCGCAGCACCTTGCCCAGGTTCTTCACCACGCATTCGGCGGCGCCCTTGTTCCATCGGTATTGCTGCGCCTTCAACGCGTTCATCACGGCGGGCAGCTCCGCCGGCGATTCCACGTGCTCAAGGTAGCGGAAGCTCCAGCCGCGCAGCTGCGCGCGATAGCTCAGGTCGAGGTCCTCGGTGAGCGTATCGGGCTGCCAGCCGCCGGCATCGGCGATGGTGCTCTTGCGCCACACGCCTGCCGTGCCGTTGAAGTTGATGAAGCAGCCCAAGGCACTGCGGCCGGTCTGCTCAACGCTGAAATGCGCGTCGAGGCCGAATGCCTGCAGCCGTGTGAGCAGGTTGTTGCCGCGATTCAAGTGGCCCCAACGGGTCTGTACCAAGCCGACCTTCTCATCCTGGAACCAAGGCAGCACCTGCCGGAGCATGTCGGCGGGCGGCATGAAGTCGGCATCGAACACGGCGATGAACTCTCCCTTGGCCCGTTCCGTGCCATAGGCCAGCGCCCCGGCCTTATAGCCCGCTCGGTCCGGACGGCGCACGTGGACGATGTCGAGGCCCTGCGCATGCCAGAACGCGACGCGCTCCTCGCAAAGCGTCCGGGTCTCATCGCTGCTGTCGTCGAGCACTTGTATCTCCAGCTTCTCCGCAGGCCAATCGAGCCGCGCCACCTGATCGATGAGTCGCTCGGCAACGAACCGCTCGTTGTAGAGCGGCAGCTGCACGGTGATTACGGGCAGGGGCTTGCCCAGGGGCCATGCGGCTGCTTCGTGCTTGCGCCTGCGCTTGTTGCGCAAGTATGCGAAGGTGAGCTGCAGCTGCGTGATGCTGAAGAGCACGATGAAGCTCAGCAGCAGGCCGTACAGGATCAGCAGAGCTATCGCCATCAGCGGTACTTGAGGATCGTGGCGATGATCTTGTAGCCGGCCATCACGGTGCCGTACACCGTACCGCTCACCTTGCTCATGCCGATGCGCTTTCGATAATCCACGGGCACTTCCACGCAGCGAAGGTGGAGCTTGGCGGCCTTCACCTGCATCTCCACCGTCCAGCCGAAGGTGCGGTCGCACATGCCGATGGCGAGGAGCGCTTCATAGCGCACCGCCCGGAAAGGCCCCAGGTCCGTGAAGCGAACGCCATAGATCCAGCGCATCATGCGCGTGGCCAGCCAATTTCCGAAGACCTGCTGGGGAACCATGGACCCGCGCTCCTTGCTGCCGAGGGCACGTGATCCGATCACCAGGTCCGCTTCGCCGCGCACGATGGGTGCGATCACTTGCGGCAGCTGCTCGGGATGATCGCTGCGGTCGGCATCGAGGAAGACCACGATGTCCGGCTTTGGTTGATGTGCGCTGATCTGTTCCATGGCCTTCAGGCACGCATTGCCATAGCCGCGAAGAGGCTGATCCACCACGATGGCTCCCGCCATCTCCGCCACGGCACGTGTGGCATCGGTGCTTCCGTTGTTGGCCACCACCACGCACCGTACGAGGCCCTTGGGGATGTCGCCGATCACCAGCGCGATGGCGTCGGCTTCGTTGTAAGCGGGGATGATGACGTCGATGACGGGGGCGGCCACTGCTGCGAAAGGTCGGTGGCGCAGGTGGAAACTGACAGGGCTCGAATGCGAAGAGGCCCCGTCCCCGGAGCCTCTTCTCGCCTTCCGCCGCCAGCGGATGCGGCGTTCACCTCACCGGCTGGCTGGGCCGGTGTGAGCCCTCCCGGGCATGCGCGTGGTCATGGCCGCAAGGGCCACCTGCTCGGTGGCACCTGCTGCACGCATGGCGGCGATTGATTCCCATTTCGGCGACGAAGGGATGGCGGTCGCGTGAAGAGGACGTTCACCCAAGTTGAACTGTTCGGGAGGAGGCGCCCAAGTTCTCAGCCTTTGTTGAAAACCGCCTATGCGGCAGCTGGAACAATGCACCCCAAGACATGCACGCGCATCCAACCCGCAACCTGCACAACTTGCAACCCTCAACCCGCACACGATATGCGCTACCGCCGCCTCGGCCGCTCCGGCCTTCAAGTCTCCGAAGTCTCCTTGGGCTCCTGGCTCACCTTCGGCAAGCTCATCACGGACGATACCGCCGCCGAGCTGATGAAGCTGGCCTACGACAGCGGCGTCAACTTCTTCGACAATGCGGAGATCTATTCACGTGGCGAGAGCGAGCGCGTCATGGGCCGCATCCTGAAGCGGATGGATTGGCCGCGCGACACCTGGATCGTGAGCAGCAAGGCCTTTTTCGGCGCGGGCGGGAAGCTGCCCACCCAACTGGGACTGCATCGCAAGCACGTGGTGGAGGCCTGCCACGATGCACTCAAGCGCTTGCAGGTGGACTACCTTGACCTGTACTTCTGCCACCGCCCGGATCCCAACACGCCCATCGACGAGACGGTGTGGAGCATGCACCAGCTGACCATGCAGGGCAAGGTGCTCTACTGGGGCACCAGCGAATGGAGCGTTGATCAGATCAAGGAAGCGCATGCCATCGCCGAGCGGCACCACCTCATCGGCCCGGTGATGGAGCAACCGCAGTACAACCTATTCCACAGGGAAAAGGTGGAGCATGAATTCGCGCCGCTCTATGATACTGTGGGCCTAGGCACCACGATCTGGAGCCCCTTGGCCAGCGGCGTGCTCAGTGGCAAGCATGGCGCCAGCGCGCAGCAAGGCACACGCCTCACCGCTCAGGGGCTCGATTGGTTGCGGGAGCGCGAACTGAACGAAGCGCGCTTAATGGCTGTGGAGAAGCTGAAGCCCATCGCGGCGGAGCTTGGTTTGTCCCTGCCCGTGCTCGCCATCGCATGGTGCCTGAAGAACCCGCGCGTGAGCACCGTGATCCTTGGAGCGAGCAAAGTGGCGCAGCTCGAAGAGAACCTGAAGGCCGTGGAGGCGCATGACCTGCTCAGCGGCGATGTGATGGCCCGGGTGGAAGGTGCGTTGCGGGGGGAGAGGATGAGCACGTGGTAGGTCGAGCATTGCGCCACCCCCACGATTACCCGACCTTGCGCAGCCATGCCGGCCGTTCGCATCCTCATCGTCGAAGATGAACCTCTGATCGCAGCGGACCTGCGCGCGCACCTCGAGGAACTCGGCTATGAGGTATGCGCAGCCTGTGACAATGCCCTCGACGCCATGGCGGAGATCGCCGCCCATAAGCCTGACCTGTTGCTCCTGGACATCAACCTGGGCGATGGAGCGGATGGCGTGCAGCTGGCCGAAAAGGTGAAAGCGAAGCACCTCGTGCCCTTCATCTTCGTCACCAGCCACAGCGACAAGGCCACCCTCGAGCGCGTGAAACCGCTTCGTCCGGCCGGATTCATCATCAAGCCCTTCGATGAGAATGATCTGCGCGCGCAGATCGAGCTGGCGCTTGCCCGATTCGCCAATGATGTGGAAGCGACTGAAGCCCCCACCGACGCCCAGCGCAACGATTTCGTGATCGCGGATAGCATCTTCATCCGCGAGAGAGGAAGGCTGCTCAAGGTGGCCATCGATGAGATCCACTACGCCGAAGCCGACGACAACTACGTCACGCTCTTCACCCCGGCGAAGAAGTACGTAATCACCAGTACACTCAGCGCTGTTGAAGAGAAGCTCAAGAGCCCGCATCACTTGCGCATTCACCGCAGTCACCTGGTGGACACACGGCGAATCACTGCCGTGGAGGAGGGCTATGTGCGGCTCGGCCCCTTGAGCCTGCCCGTGGGCAAAACCCACAAGGAGGCGCTGATGGCGCGGATCAGGACCTTGTGACATTCACCCGATCCTGGGGTGCATTCACCCGATCTTCAGGGCGTTGATGGATCGGTCTTCGCACGTTCGTGTCGCAGAACAACCACAGCGATGCGCGCTCGCACCCTTTCACTCATCGTCACATTGGGCCTAGCTGCGTTCGCGGTCCACGCCCAGCCATCCGACGCCCAGATCATCAAGGACCTCACCAAGACCGGTGTGCTCAAGGTGGAGCTTTCGCCCGGTCCCACGACGAAGGAGTGGCACAGCGCGCACGGACAATACATGTGGGACCGTGTAGCCTATGTCACGCGGAGCGCCGAGGTGGCCGAGTATCCGAAGGCTACGGTAAAGATCACCGGCATAGCACGCTACCACTATGGTGCGAGCACGAGCTTCCGGGAGTTCAAGGTGGCGGAGAACGAGTACTTCGGCCTGCCGGCTCCCCGCAAGGACGAGATGCTCGGGATGATCCGCGAGCGTTACCTCCAATTCCTTGGACACCGCGCGGGCAAGATGGTCGGTGACCTGCACTACCTGCGCATCCCCGAAGGCGAGGGCGTCCTCTGGCATACGCCGCTCTCCTTCACCATACCGGTGGAGGTGGAGTATGACGCGAAGACCAGCAACGTGCACCTCACCACCATCCGGGAGAGGATCGACACGCGCTTCTACCGCGACGCCGTGAGTGCGCCGTGGAAGGAGAACATCGTCGCCATCGGGCGCGACCGCACGGAAGGCGATCAGCGCACCCTGCCAGCGGAGGAGCTGCGGGCCATGCCTACCTTCCGCAATCTGCTGGAGGAGCAACAGGCACAGCGCGATCTGGCCGCACTAGGCGAGGTGGGCATCCCGGAGTTCAAGAGCGATATGGAGGTATTCCTGCATACGCACAAGCTCCTGCGCGAGAGCAACGCCAAGCAGTTCGAGGCCTATCTTATGCGCATGCTGGCACCATCCTATTTCGCGGAGGGCAGCACCACGCGGCTCACACCGCAGGGTGCCGAGGTGATCAACGGGGCCGTGGCCGCCGCGTTCGGCGGAAAGAGCACCTATGCGGAGCAATACTGCCCCGATCCCGGCGTGAAGCACCATCAGCAGGACGCCATCGAGCTCTGGAACGCCACGCAGGACAAGCATACCCGCATGCACATCGGTCGGTTCGGCGGTGGCTGGAAGAACGGGCAGAAGGTGGGCGAAGAGTACAAGTTCATCGCGCTCGAGGTGTGGATGTGGACCGACGCGGACAACATCGCGCGCATCCGCAGCTTTGAACCCGGCATGCTGTGCACGGGAAGCAGCGCGCCGCAGCCCGCCACGGGATCCAGCACCAGGCAGCAATCCACTGGCGCCGCGCCGCAGAAAAGCGGCTCCGGCAACCTCCTGAACAAAGGCAAGGGACTACTGAATAAACTCTCAACCCCATGAAACACCTCTCAGCGCTTCTCGCCCTGCTTGTTGCACCGTTCATTGCTGGCGCCCAGCTCACGGGCACCAAGACCGTGGGCGGCAACAACCCGGACTACGCCACCATCACCGCTGCTGTGAACGCGCTCATGAGCCAGGGCGCAATGGGCAATGTCACCTTCAACATCCGGCCGGGCACCTATAGCGGACAATATGTGCTGGGCGCGGTGCCCGGCACGCCCGGAACCATCACGTTCCGCAACGAGACCAACGGTGCGCAGGCCGTGAACCTCGAGCACGACGCCAGCGGATCGGCGGACAACTTCATCATCCGCATCGATGGCACCGATGACGTCCGCATGGAGAAGCTCACCTTCCGTCCGTTGGACTACACGTACGCCCGCGCCGTGCACTTCTTCAATGCCATTGCGGGCATGACGATCGAGCAGTGCGTGTTCCACGGAAGCGCCAACCCATCGGGCTCGGCCTACTTCGAGCGCATCCTGGTGCATTGCGATCAGGCGGTCATCAATACCAACAACAACCCGCAGGACGTCATCATCATCGATAATTCCTTCCTCGATGGCAACACGGCCATTGAGTTGGATTGTTACGGTTTCGCAGGTGCGCGGTCCGACGGGTTGATCATCACCGGCAACGAATTCCGCCAGCAGGTGGGAACGGGGGTGTACCTGAACAACTGCAGGGGGCAGATCGGCGACAATGACCTCAGCACCACCGTGGGCAGCTGGTACGTGGGCATCCGCACCACCTTCTTCGACGGCGGCAGCCAGATCCGCCGCAACGACATCAGGGCCATCGCCGTGAGCGGAGGCTGCACCGGAATCGAGGTGGGGAATACGCAGAGCACCACCGGAAACATGATCAGCAACAACATGATCTATTGCAGCGCCCCTGGCGATGTTTGGGGCCTGGCCGTGTACAATCTCTGGGACATGAAGATCGTGCACAACAGCGTGCTCGTGGCCGCTGGCAACCAGTTCCAGAGCTACGCCTTCTACCACTTGAGCAACTTCCCCGACGGGCAGGATGCGCTGGTGCGCAATAACATCTTCGCCAACTCTGCAGGCGGCTTGGCCTACAACGTGAACGTAGCCGGCAATGTGGCCACCGAGGACCACAACTGCCTGTTCTCCTCCGGCACCACCATCAGCAGTGTAGCTGGCATCGAGCACGTCACCATCCCAGCGCACCAGAGCGGGACGGGGCAGGGATCAGGCGACACGGATGTGGATCCCGTGTTCCCCATCCAGCCCGATCTCCACCTGAACAACTGCGCCATGGACAACATGGGCGAATACTTCTTCGTGGTGGCGAGCGATATCGATGGCGATGCACGCGGCAACCCGATGTGCGACATGGGTGCCGATGAGTACACCGCGAGCACCAATGCCATGCAGGCGCCGACGATCACCATACTCGCCAGTGACCTTCCGTACCAGCTCGGCTTGAACGCCTCCTTCAACTCGTACAACTGGAGCACGGGTTCCACATCGCCCACCACAACCATCACTGCAGGGGGGAACTACAGCTGCGACGTGATGGACGCGAACTTCTGCTCGTACAGCATCAACATCACCGTGGTGGTGAACATCAATACCGGGGTCGTCGCAGCGGAGAGTGGCGGTGTTGCGCTCTTCCCTGTGCCGGCCATCGATGTGTTGAACATGACAGGACTTGTCCCGGGTGCAGCCTTCGAAGTGGTGGATGCACAGGGTCGCGTGGTCAACTCAGGAACCGCGCAGCCGTTCATGACCATGGATGTCCGTGATCTCAGCGCGGGCATGCACATGCTGCGTTGGACGGACGGCGGGGAGGTCCGCACAGCGCGCTTCATCAAACAGTGATCGATGGCACCCGCAGGCAAAGCGGTCTTCGTGCGCGATGGGCGGCAATGGAGCCGCGTGGCCGTGAGCGAGCTGCTGTACCTGGAAGCAGAGGACAACAGCACCACCGTTCACACCGCATCACGCACCTTCACCGTGCCGCGCATGTTGAAGGACGTGCTGGACACCTTGGCGGACGAGCGTATCCAGCGCATCCACCGCTGCCACGCGGTGAACCTGGAGCGTGTGCAGGCCGTGAGCGACAACGGCCTGCATGTGGGGGACAAATGGCTTCCGATCGGGCGGAGCTTCCGAGGTGAGGTGCTGAAGCAGCTGCGGATGATCTGAGTTGGGGGGCGCTTGGTGTTTCCCCAACTTGCGGCCATGCGTGCTACGGCCCTCATCGCTGTATTCATCGCCATGCAGGCGAATGCCCAGCTCGACAGCCTGCTGCGCGTGCGCGATGGGCTGCCGCAAGACACATCGCGGCTGGGGGTGCTAACCGAGCTGCTGCGCGCCACCGTGTTCAATGATCCCGACAGCGCACTGGTGTTCGCTGCGGAGTACAGGGGGATCGCCGAGCGCAGCGGCATGGATCTGGAGATCGGCAAGGGGCACAACTACACGGGCATGTGCTATACGAGCCGCAGCGACCATGACAATGCGCTGCTGCATTACCTCGCGGCGCTTCCCCATTTCGAGCGCGGGGCCGATCCCTGGTACACCGCCATGGCGTACAACAACATCGGCACGGTGCACGAGAAATTGCACCGGTTCGACAAGGCGGCAGCTCAGTACGAGGTCGCGCTCAGGGGCTTCCGCGGCATTCCCGACTCCGTATGGATGGCCAACGTGTCCAACAACATGGGCAACATCCTGTATGAGCAGCGGGAATTCGATCAATCCGTTGCGTACTACCGGCAGGCGGACACGATCCTGACCGCCCTAGGGTTCGATCGCTATGCCGCCACCACGCGCATGAACCTGGCCAACGCCCTGGACGAGCTGGGGCGGAGCGCGGAGGCTCTGCACATCCTGCGGAGCGCCATGGCCATCATGCCCGTGGGCGAAGATGAGAACACACGGGCCAACATGCTGGCCGATCTCGGCCGCCTGCACGGCAAGGCAGGCGATCAGGACAGTGCGCTGATGCACATGCGCGAGGGCCTTTCGCTCGCCACCGCCGTGAAGGCGAGCGATGTGCAGGCTAATGCGCATGAGTTCCTCAGCGATTGGTTCGAGGAGCGGGGCCTGCATGATTCGGCGCTCTTTCATTTCAAGCAGGCCACCGCGTTGCACGACACGATCTTCAGTACGGAGCGAAGCGCTCAGATCGCTGAGATGCAGGAGAAGTACGAAAGCGGAAAGAAGGACGCGCTCATCACCGAGAACAAGGCCCAGCTTGAGCGCCGCGCCCTCACCATCAAGGCCATCGCCGCAGGTGCCGCAGTGCTGCTCGTTGCCGCGCTATTCGCCTTCCGGGCGTATCGCATGAAGCGGAGGGGCGAACGGGAGGTATTGGCCCAAAAACAGGTCATCGAGGCGCAATTGAAGGAGAAGGAACTGCTGCTCCGCGAGATCCACCACCGGGTGAAGAACAACCTGCAGACCGTGAGCAGCTTGCTGAGCATCCAAGGGCGAGGCATCACCGACACCAAAGCGAAGGAGGCCGTGAACGACAGCCGCCTCCGGGTGAAGAGCATGGCGCTCATCCACCAGGACCTTTACCGCGAAGGCGACCTCACCGGCGTAGCAATGCCGATGTACTTGGATAAGCTGGTCAACGGCCTCATCACAAGCTACGGCATGGCCGATCGCGTACGCACCGACCTGCGCGTGGCACCCATCAGGCTGGACGTGGACACGGCCGTGCCAATCGGGCTCATCCTCAACGAGCTCATCACCAACGCGCTCAAATACGCATGGCCCCATGCCCGAACGGGCACGCTTACCGTTGCTGTGCAGGAATCGGATGGGGCACTGGTGGTGGAAGTGGCCGACGATGGCGTAGGCATGGCCGACCCCGCGTCGGTATCGGAAGGCGGCACCGGCTTCGGCCTGGGCATGATCCGCACGTTCGCAGGCAGGCTGAAGGCGGAGCACACCATTACCAGCAAGAAAGGCACCTCAGTGCGGCTTGTTGCGCGCAATTTCAAACGGACCGGTTGATCTACCTTCGGCATATGGAACGGACTTGCCGCATGATCGCGCTCGCGGCGGCCACATGCTCCGCAACCGCCTCCGTTGCGCAGTCCATCGATGCGGTCAATCTCACGGAGCTCAGCCGCCATCAGTTCCCGTACGTGCAATTCCCGGCAGGCTTCAGCGCACCCGTCCTCAGCAGCCGCATCGACCGCCTGGATCGGCCGTATGTGTATCTCGCGTGCCGCGATTCGGGATTGTACGTGTGGGATATCAGCACGCCAACTTCGGCGGGGATCGTGAAGCGCATGCTGCCTGCAGGCTTCGGCGGGCACAAAGTGATCAACCTCGAGCAGTATGGCGACCTGCTCTACGCCGTGCTCGGCGAATTGGATAGCGGCACGCCGGGCCTCGCGGTGCTCGACATCAGCGATCCCGCCGATCCGCAGCTGCTCGGGCAGTACAACCACCTTCCCTTCACCCACGGTGGGGCCATCGTGCAGGTGCAAGGCAACTACGCCTACATAGGGGCCATGGCCGATGGCATACTCGTGCTGGACATCAGCGACCCGGCCGATCCGCAATACCACGGCAGCTACCAGCCTGATCCAGCCTGGCCGGGCATCGCCAGCTATCCACCCAACGCGCGCGGCATGGTCATCGCTGATACGATCATGTACCTCGCATACGATGCTGGCGGCCTGCGCGTGCTTTCCATCAGCGACCCCGCAGCACCTTTCCAGCTCGCGCAATACCTCAATCCGCAGCACCCGGCACTCACCAATGTAGCGTACAACAACGTGAAGCTACTGGGCGACCGGCTCTTCTTGGCAACGGATTTCTGCGGGCTCGAAGTGCTGGACGTGAGCAATCCCCTGGCTCCGACTCAGCTCGAATGGCTGAACCCATGGGGCTGCTTCGGCCTGAGCTGGTTCGGCAGCGATGGGCACGCCAATGAACTTGTGCTGGCGCTCAACGACAGCCTGCTGGTGATGAGCGCCGGCGATAGTGAGGTACTGGTATATGACATCACGGATCCGGACCTTCCCGAGCTGAAAGGCGGCCACATCTTCCCGAACGACACGGCGGCCGCCTGGGGCGTGGATGTGCATGGCGATCTGGTGGTGGGCGGCTTCATCAACAACAACGGCCTCGCGTTCCAGCCCTTCAACAGCAAGTTCGGCGGAGCCCTGCTGTTCCAAATGGATGTGGACCTGGTGACCGCCGTTGCGGGAACGCCGGTGGACCGGGCCGGGCCCCGGCTTTGGCCGCAACCCGCATCCGGCCCTTTGCGGGTGCACTGGCCGGGCGTACTGCTCCGATCCACCGGCGCACACCTTTTCGACGCATCCGGAAGGGAGCTCAAGATTCCGGTGTCCATCGACGCCGATGGTCTGCTGCTTGATCTGAGCGGTCAAGGTGCAGGCCACTACACCCTTCGGCTTTCCGCGCCGGAAGGAACGCGGATCCTACCGGTCATGGTAGCCCGATAGCCCGGTATCCGTTCACCCGCCGGTGGAGTGCCTTCACCCGATCGGGTTGAACCAAGGGCTATTGGAAGGCGCAATTTTCTGGGGTCCATCCCCCTTCCCCATGGCTCGTCTGTTCCGCTCCTCGTTCATCGCAGGATCCTATGCCCGCGCTTCTTCAGCATCCGCCCAGCTCAGCCCTGTGGCGCTGGGATCCGCCGGAGGACCCACCATGGTCGCAGTCCCTACGGAGCGCCCCTCCTCAATCGCGCCAGAAGGTCATGGGCCCGGGCACGAAGCCCGGTCGGATCACCGCCTTGGGTGCGCATCGCCTTCAGCGAATCCGCGCCAGCGCTCTTCGAGAGCTTCGCGCCCGCCGCATCCGTGATGAGCGGATGATGCAGGAAAACGACACTCGTGAAGGCTTCCAGCCCGAGCCGCTCCGCGAGGTACAGCTGGCAGGCGGATGATGGCAACAGGTCCTCTCCGCGTACGATGTGCGTGGCGCCGTGGTCAACATCATCAACCAGCGAAGCGATCTGGTACGCGGGACGTGCACCCAACTCCTCGCGCTGCCGAAGCACGGGATCGGGCATGAGCGCGGCGAGCCTAAGCCAACGCTCCCGACCGAAAAGGTCCACGACGCGAACCTCCGCATCGCTCGGCAGGCGCAAGCGCCACGCGGCCCGCGGGTCATTCATGCTCCTGCTGCCATTCCGGCACGCACAGGCGCCCTTACGAAGCTCCGTGCGTGAGCATGCGCAAGCGTACAGGTCGCCCTGCTCCTTCAACAGATCGATCTGCTCCAGGTATCGGCTGACGCGGGCGTGCTGCGAGAACCGGCGCTCATGATCCTTGGCATCCACGGGTCCCTCCTGCCAAGCGATGCCAAGCCAGCGAAGGGACTCGAAGACATCCTCTACGAACGCCGGCCGCAGCCGGTCCGCATCAAGATCATCGATGCGCAAACGGATGCTGGCCCCGAAGCTGCGCGCGACCTCATCCGTAAGGAGGAAGTTGATCGCGTTGCCCGCATGCAGCAAGCCGCTTGGTGTTGGGGCGATGCGGGTGCGGAGCATTCGGCAAACCTAGGAGCCATTGGAGTTGGGAGTCCGCCGCGCATGCGACCTTCGCGCCCCTTCCGAGCTCCCCATGAACGTCCTTTCCGTCGAACGCCTGGCCAAGCGCTATGGCCCGCGCCAGCTCTTCGAGGGCGTGAGCTTCGGCCTGGAGAAAGGCCAGAAGACGGCCATCGTGGCGCGCAACGGCACGGGCAAGAGCACCCTGCTGAAATGCATCGCCGGAGTGGAGCGGCCGGATAGCGGCATCGTCACCTTCAACAAGGGCATCCGCGTGGGATACTTGGACCAGAACGTGCAGATGACGAGCACGCGGACGGTAGTGGATGAGATGCTCGACCGCGACGATCCGGTGAGCGATGCGATCAAGGCCTATGAGCATGCGCTGGCTCAGCATGCGGATGATCAGCTCATGCATAAGGCCATCGAGCGCATGGAAGAACTCAAGGCTTGGGACCATGAGGCGCGCGTGAAGGCCTTGGCGCATCGCTTCGGCCTGAGAGACCTGGAGCAACCCGTGAATACCTTGAGCGGCGGCCAGCAGAAAAGACTGGCCATGGCCAAGGTGCTCATCGACCAGCCTGATGTGCTGATCCTCGACGAGCCCACCAACCACCTCGACATGAACATGATCGAGCAGCTCGAAGAAGAGCTGAACACCCCGGGGATGACGCTGCTGCTGGTAACGCATGACCGGTACTTCCTCGACAATGTCTGCGACGAGATCATCGAGATGGAATTCGGGAAATTCACGCGCTACAAGGGCAACTACACCTGGTACCTGGAGAAGAAGGCAGCAGCGGATGAGGTTCGCGAGGCCACGCAACAGCACCTGCGCGGGCTGATGAAGCGCGAGCTGGAATGGGTGCGCAAGATGCCCCGCGCGCGCGGCACAAAGAGCAAGAGCCGCTTGGACAAGTTCGAGGAGATCAAGGCCGACGCCACGCGGCGCTTCGATCGAGAGGAGGTGAAGCTTGAGGTGAAGACCGACCGGCTCGGTGGCAAGGTGATCGAGGCACGCAACCTTACCAAGGCCTTCGGTTCCCGGGATAGGCCCGAGAGCTACAGGCCCATCGTGCTGCACTTCAGCTATTCGCTGAAACGCGGGGATCGGATCGGCATCGTAGGCCCGAACGGCATCGGCAAGACCACCTTCATCGAGCTGCTGTTGGGCCGCATGAAACCCGATCAGGGCACCGTGAGCATCGGCGACACCGTGGTGCTGGGCACCTTCGGCCAGCAGATGCCGGCGTTCAAGGAGGATCAGCGGATCGTGGAGGCCGTGCGTGACATCGCGGAAGTGATTCCCCTGAACAAGGGGCGAACGCTCACCGCATCACAATTGCTCGAGCGCTTCCTCTTCGACAAGGAGCAGCAGTACCAGGCCATCAGCACGCTGAGCGGCGGCGAACGCCGGCGGCTCTACCTGTGCATGGTGCTCATGAAGAACCCGAACGTGCTAGTCCTTGACGAGCCCACCAACGACCTCGACATACCCACGCTCAATGCGCTCGAGGAATTCCTCATGGACCTCGACATCTGCCAGCTCATCGTGAGCCACGACCGCTTCTTCATGGACAAGCTCTGCACGAAACTGCTTGTCTTCAAAGGCGAAGGCGTGATCAAGGAATGGGTGGGCAGCTACACGGAGCTGCGGGAGGCGGAGAAGGCCGAAGCCGATCGCGCACGCCGCGAAAGCGGGGCCGGGAGCACCAAGGCCGCTACGCAGGGCCTAGCGGCGACGGTGCCCAACGAAGGCGACCGCAAGAAGCTCACCTACGCTGAGAAACTG
Coding sequences within it:
- a CDS encoding ABC-F family ATP-binding cassette domain-containing protein, which encodes MNVLSVERLAKRYGPRQLFEGVSFGLEKGQKTAIVARNGTGKSTLLKCIAGVERPDSGIVTFNKGIRVGYLDQNVQMTSTRTVVDEMLDRDDPVSDAIKAYEHALAQHADDQLMHKAIERMEELKAWDHEARVKALAHRFGLRDLEQPVNTLSGGQQKRLAMAKVLIDQPDVLILDEPTNHLDMNMIEQLEEELNTPGMTLLLVTHDRYFLDNVCDEIIEMEFGKFTRYKGNYTWYLEKKAAADEVREATQQHLRGLMKRELEWVRKMPRARGTKSKSRLDKFEEIKADATRRFDREEVKLEVKTDRLGGKVIEARNLTKAFGSRDRPESYRPIVLHFSYSLKRGDRIGIVGPNGIGKTTFIELLLGRMKPDQGTVSIGDTVVLGTFGQQMPAFKEDQRIVEAVRDIAEVIPLNKGRTLTASQLLERFLFDKEQQYQAISTLSGGERRRLYLCMVLMKNPNVLVLDEPTNDLDIPTLNALEEFLMDLDICQLIVSHDRFFMDKLCTKLLVFKGEGVIKEWVGSYTELREAEKAEADRARRESGAGSTKAATQGLAATVPNEGDRKKLTYAEKLELQRMDKEMPKLEARKEELLATMATGGTDHHKMMEHSIELEKTIAALDLMMDRWLELSERIG
- a CDS encoding tRNA glutamyl-Q synthetase; its protein translation is MLRTRIAPTPSGLLHAGNAINFLLTDEVARSFGASIRLRIDDLDADRLRPAFVEDVFESLRWLGIAWQEGPVDAKDHERRFSQHARVSRYLEQIDLLKEQGDLYACACSRTELRKGACACRNGSRSMNDPRAAWRLRLPSDAEVRVVDLFGRERWLRLAALMPDPVLRQREELGARPAYQIASLVDDVDHGATHIVRGEDLLPSSACQLYLAERLGLEAFTSVVFLHHPLITDAAGAKLSKSAGADSLKAMRTQGGDPTGLRARAHDLLARLRRGAP
- a CDS encoding tetratricopeptide repeat protein translates to MRATALIAVFIAMQANAQLDSLLRVRDGLPQDTSRLGVLTELLRATVFNDPDSALVFAAEYRGIAERSGMDLEIGKGHNYTGMCYTSRSDHDNALLHYLAALPHFERGADPWYTAMAYNNIGTVHEKLHRFDKAAAQYEVALRGFRGIPDSVWMANVSNNMGNILYEQREFDQSVAYYRQADTILTALGFDRYAATTRMNLANALDELGRSAEALHILRSAMAIMPVGEDENTRANMLADLGRLHGKAGDQDSALMHMREGLSLATAVKASDVQANAHEFLSDWFEERGLHDSALFHFKQATALHDTIFSTERSAQIAEMQEKYESGKKDALITENKAQLERRALTIKAIAAGAAVLLVAALFAFRAYRMKRRGEREVLAQKQVIEAQLKEKELLLREIHHRVKNNLQTVSSLLSIQGRGITDTKAKEAVNDSRLRVKSMALIHQDLYREGDLTGVAMPMYLDKLVNGLITSYGMADRVRTDLRVAPIRLDVDTAVPIGLILNELITNALKYAWPHARTGTLTVAVQESDGALVVEVADDGVGMADPASVSEGGTGFGLGMIRTFAGRLKAEHTITSKKGTSVRLVARNFKRTG